In Cyprinus carpio isolate SPL01 chromosome B7, ASM1834038v1, whole genome shotgun sequence, a genomic segment contains:
- the si:ch73-314g15.3 gene encoding uncharacterized protein HI_0077, with protein MERFEKDLVDALKDIVEAGNWQCVGEKSTFKSPCTKFYSDDGEHIVLVHTKDDKFWAMDSSCPHEGGPLEQGDIEDLGNGKLALICPWHYFDFSLETGSSSTGLQNQVYDVRVLDGKVYINTQSTLSLCPIPVTEIPHQDSLPVEITSSENTLCMWATKILHTADPQEKVSLTKIVQENWDRGKITETGEASPPAQPNRKDNLTVVEPGKIKRGKGGTLASRIALLHSLANIEQWAIDLSWDVIARFSTFRLSNGEPLPRQFFDDFVKVAGDEAKHYQLLEQRIMELGSFFGALPVHNGLWRSATDTSQDLLARLAIVHMVHEARGLDVHPQTLSRFAAQGDTSSVKVLEVIYADEITHVAAGLRWFTYICSKEGRDSLKTFHELVKLHFKGFLKPPFNTEGRRTAGMTEEWYVPLVKPSSSLQKTS; from the exons ATGGAGCGCTTCGAGAAGGATTTAGTTGATGCGCTGAAAGACATCGTCGAGGCTGGAAACTGGCAGTGTGTGGGAGAGAAATCTACATTTAAGTCACCATGCACGAA gttttactCTGATGATGGAGAGCATATAGTCCTGGTGCATACAAAGGATGATAAATTCTGGGCTATGGATTCCTCTTGCCCACATGAAG GGGGCCCACTTGAGCAGGGTGATATTGAGGATCTGGGCAATGGGAAACTGGCACTAATTTGCCCGTGGCATTATTTTGACTTCAGCCTTGAAACTGGTTCCTCTTCCACCGGACTGCAG AACCAAGTGTATGATGTCCGTGTACTGGATGGAAAAGTGTATATAAATACCCAGAGCACACTGTCACTTTGTCCCATCCCAGTGACAGAAATACCCCACCAAG ATAGTCTGCCTGTGGAAATAACTTCCTCAGAAAACACACTTTGCATGTGGGCCACCAAAATCCTTCACACCGCAGACCCACAGGAAAAG GTTTCATTGACCAAGATAGTGCAAGAGAACTGGGACAGAGGGAAAATAACAGAGACTGGGGAGGCCAGCCCTCCCGCGCAGCCTAACAGAAAAGACAATCTGACTGTTGTGGAGCCTGGAAAAATCAAACGGGGCAAGGGTGGCACACTG GCGAGTAGGATTGCTTTACTGCACTCTCTTGCTAATATAGAGCAGTGGGCGATAGACCTGTCCTGGGATGTCATAGCAAGATTCTCCACATTTAGATTGAGCAATGGTGAGCCTTTGCCTCGCCAGTTCTTTGATGACTTTGTCAAAGTAGCAGGAGATGAAGCCAAG CATTATCAGTTACTAGAGCAAAGGATTATGGAGCTTGGCAGCTTCTTTGGTGCTTTACCAGTACACAACG gtttgtgGCGATCTGCAACAGATACGTCTCAAGACCTTTTGGCGAGGCTAGCTATAGTGCACATGGTCCACGAGGCCAG AGGTTTAGATGTGCACCCTCAGACTCTTTCGCGCTTCGCTGCTCAGGGAGACACAAGCTCTGTGAAGGTGTTAGAGGTGatttatgctgatgagatcacaCATGTGGCTGCAGGGCTGAGATGGTTCACATACATCTGCTCAAAAGAAGGACGG GATTCCTTAAAAACGTTCCATGAATTGGTGAAGTTGCATTTCAAAGGGTTTTTGAAGCCTCCATTCAACACAGAGGGAAGAAGGACAGCAGGGATGACAGAAGAG TGGTATGTTCCTCTTGTCAAGCCCTCCAGCAGCTTACAGAAGACCTCCTGA